The DNA sequence ctttctcatgAAGTGTGCATAGTTTTCATGCTCGTTCTGCAGGTGCTTCGGAGCTTTGTGCTATTCTTGATTCCAAGAAAATAAGGTCCAGTTAAGcgcattttcttcttcttcttctgttctCTGCTCTTTGCAAATTGAGATTCAGTTAAACGCGGTATTGGTTATTGGTCCTGGTTCTTAGGGCATCTCAAACAGGAGCAATCTAGGAGTTTCTGGCATAAAAGTGGGTCCCACATTAGCATATCAACTAAATTCTATTAGAAGAAGCATCGTCGTTAACTCCAACCaactcattattttatatatattttatttaaacttgattataatatataataatatttatgaagataatattttttttttattgtaaacaataattatttctaCAAGCAGCTCAAACTTATTTTAGCCTTCAATCTCTAATGGTAAAGTTGCTGGAAGCAACTCTAAATACATGTGAACTTAGGCACATTGTTTAATTTGGACAACTAACGTATTTATGTGATGAAACTTACTTTACACGGTTTCCAATAAATAGTTAAAGTTCAGCTTAGTATCTGTGATAAATGTTTGTACTAAAGGTCAAAACAGATTACCGTGTTGCTTTCTCAGTTATGACAAGAGAACAATGCTCAAAACATTTAAGCAATCAGTTTTGTTCTATCTTTTCTTAGGACAGACTTACATTTAGTTTCTTATGTGTATGTACTTTTGGTAATGCTTTCCTAttgaaattaaaactttatctCAGAATCCTATGCGAATCTTTATTACTATGTGAGGTAAAACTCTAATTCTTACccaaaaaaatattaccatAAGCATTTTAGGAACTACACTTAAGTTGTGctcttttatttatacatattcTATGTCTATGCTAAGATTTTGTTAACATCTAGACACCAATGGCAATGAGttgttaaaatcaattgattttttttttactgtagcACATATCTATAACATGCTCTAGAATATGAAGTTTATTATGTGAAAATAGTATTCGTTAGCTAACTGTGATTCCATTTGTTTGAAGTTGTTTGTCCCAAGAAGATAACGatagtatgatttttttttttacagtagACATTTTGGTATTGTTTGTTATAAAATGTGAATAAATTACTCATGATCTATAGCTTTTTTTTAATAGGAGGGGTTTGATCACTAGGAACATGAAGACAGCAGTTGATTTATTCCATGAACGATTTGGGGTGAGTTTGTCAACAAAATGCAActgtgtgtatgtatatatactaaatttatttatctcgGACTGTTGGATTGGATTGATATGGGAAATTGTTTGTGAAATTAGGTTGTTCACTTTTCTCCTATTTGATCTTTGTTTTTGGCTTTGCTCTGATATTGTGCCAATATAAACTAGAAAAGCGTGACAGAGTAAGGGATTTTGCCCTGCTGCTTTCTTTTGTCCGTAGGTATGACATACATCAGTTTGAAAATGAAGTTATATAGTTGCTGGATGGATGCTTGTATAGAATGGAATCTTATTACATTACATTTCCATTATTTTCAAGAAAAGTTGGTGTAACCTTATAAAGACAGTTATAAAAAAACTCCTTTCTAAAATGTGCTATCTATGGTGGTTGCATACTTCATAAAGTCACCATTATTGATTGTGACTTGAAGACTGTGAATTTTTAGTGTAAGGTTAAACCTCTAACTCTTCATTCTTTTAAAATGCTGAACTACTATATATTATCTCTCATTGCTGCAGATTACATTTTCTCCAGCATTAAGCAGGGAATTTCTTCCTTATAAACCTGATCCAGCTCCACTATTGCATATCTGTTCTCTTTGGGAAGTTCAACCGAATGAAGTAATAATGATTGGGGATAGCCTTAAAGATGATGTAAGTGATTCTTTTCCTAACGTGAGTATTCAAATGCCACACTTTTCATTGTAGCTGTGCAATGTACAATTTCAAGTGCATTGATTCTTATCATCATCACTATTTGGGAAAAATGCTTACGGCTCTTCTTGGTTTCTCTTTTCACATTTGATTACAAATACATAATAGTAATAATTGCAAAATCAAAAGCAGAACATTAAATATTGTAGTAATAAAATCCTGAATCTAGAGAAATAAGAGTGCATTTCAAATCTTTCTCAGAGTTGGTTCTGTGATGATGACCGGTAAactttatagtaaaaaaaaattgagcatCAGTATGCAAACCAGTCTGTGTTTGcttgcaatatatatatatatatatatatatatatatatatatatatatatatatatatatatatatatatatatatatatatatatatatatatatatatatatatatatatatatatatatatatatatatatatatatatatactgtgACTCGTgtccttattttatttacctagtggtattttaattttatcattattttgtcTGTAAGTTTTATGCCACTACAAATATCTGCATTTGATCAGTCAAAGATTGAAGATTGTGCTGCATTAATAAGTGGACCACAAGGGGAATAAGCTCTGTATAACAAAATGATAAATTACATGCTTTTAACATTTCCTTAACTATGGTGAGAGACCTAACAGATTTTCGTTTAAGGTAAACACAATAAGTTATATGGTAAATCACATTTCCTTGACTATTCAGGGCCATATGATTTACCCATGTTCATAGTCCCCCAAAACTATGATGAATAGAGGAAATTGTATTTACTGTTAAATTTAATAGTGGCAATCTGTTCATGTGGGAGGCAAAGTAGTCTTTGTTTTATGCGAAAGCCTGCCAAATTTAATTGAGAgttgttttatatttgtaaaacgGATTATTATTTCCAACATGGCTGCAAACAAATTCCTTTCCATTTATGCTGTATTTTCCTagtatatttatcatatttgaaATTGGCTGGTAATTGATTTATGCTTAATTGcttatttaacccttttacagGTGGCTTGTGGGAAGCGAGCAGGAGCCTTTACATGCTTGCTTGATCAAAAAGGAATATATGATTCTCCCGAGTATGCTGATGTTGAATTCAAACCAGATTTCAAGGTGTCTTCCCTTGCTGATGTTTACTCAATTCTAGATGTAAATTTTGATCTGACATCTTGATGTCAAGGATTGTTCACGCGAGCCAATTATTGCGGTTTATGCTAAGAAGAGATATGGAGATGGCATATATATTAGGGTAGTTTTATATCTTACCTTGGTAAGgtcatgaaacaaaaatatcattgaaaTATTTAGGTTTGGAGGATTTAATAGGTGccactttaataataatattgtaactTAGCTTGGATCATTTTCATTGTCTTGCATGCGCATGAATGCCATCCAAAATTATTGTTCTGAAAGTTAGCGTCAGTAACAAGATCCATTGGATTGTGCTGTACATGTTGCCTCTCTTTGGACTTGCAAGTTCTGTAGATGTTACTTCAGCTTCTTTGACCCATGGGTTTTGACACGATATTACGTGTAGGAGCTCTATTTattctgaaatatatatatatatatatatatatatatatatatatatatatatatatatatatatatatatatatatatatatatatatatatatatactttgtcAACCTTTTCAATCTTTTGGTCTTGTGATTTGTGGTATATCACATTAAAAACGAATTAATTTCAATCAAGTTCATCAAACTCAAaccttattttacaaaatttaaaagcttACTTATGTCTATTTTTAATAcctcatttaaaaatattacttaaataaaaaatggttaaatatattgttaGTAATTAAAGTacataaaaattagaatttgactctttaaaactttaaaatattttagttttcaaatttaaaatatatatatatatatatatatata is a window from the Vigna unguiculata cultivar IT97K-499-35 chromosome 7, ASM411807v1, whole genome shotgun sequence genome containing:
- the LOC114190196 gene encoding haloacid dehalogenase-like hydrolase domain-containing protein At2g33255, whose protein sequence is MPLLISNSAKAFSFSRRMSSHPPALKTRLRGVVFDMDGTLTVPVIDFPAMYRAVLGDAEYLRLKAENPSGIDILAHIETWPPHKKHQAYDAIAEVERQGLQRLQIMPGASELCAILDSKKIRRGLITRNMKTAVDLFHERFGITFSPALSREFLPYKPDPAPLLHICSLWEVQPNEVIMIGDSLKDDVACGKRAGAFTCLLDQKGIYDSPEYADVEFKPDFKVSSLADVYSILDVNFDLTS